The following are encoded together in the Pedobacter sp. D749 genome:
- a CDS encoding ferritin: MKDLMRIKCLISQDIETLLNQQIKKEAHSSSLYLSMSSWCDQNGFDFSADYFLKQSEEERVHQLKLFKYVLDMGGNAISPEVSGIKTDFAGFREVFEDALEAEIAITQSFKNLAAKCHKEQDFVTMEFLNWFLKEQREEEYKARRALELFEVIGEEGTGRWEIDKHVNKITYSEA, encoded by the coding sequence ATGAAAGACTTAATGCGCATTAAATGTTTAATATCACAGGATATTGAAACGTTATTAAATCAGCAGATCAAAAAAGAAGCTCACTCTTCATCACTATATTTATCAATGTCATCCTGGTGTGACCAAAATGGATTCGATTTTTCAGCAGATTATTTTTTAAAGCAATCTGAAGAAGAAAGAGTACACCAATTGAAATTGTTCAAATATGTTTTGGATATGGGTGGAAACGCGATATCTCCTGAAGTTTCGGGTATTAAAACCGACTTCGCCGGATTTAGAGAAGTTTTCGAAGATGCTTTGGAAGCAGAGATTGCGATTACCCAGAGTTTCAAAAATCTTGCGGCAAAATGCCATAAAGAGCAGGATTTTGTAACCATGGAATTCTTAAACTGGTTCCTGAAAGAGCAACGCGAAGAAGAATATAAAGCACGCAGGGCGCTAGAATTATTCGAAGTAATTGGCGAAGAAGGTACCGGAAGATGGGAAATCGATAAACATGTGAATAAAATCACTTATTCAGAAGCATAA
- a CDS encoding GNAT family N-acetyltransferase, translating into MIRPASPSDATAVVPLIIQAMGKLAQKLTNVEDENVINQILKHFFMQQGNQYSYENTLVFEEEGKVLGSLNAYDGAKLPELRKPFLHYVTEHHHSSGINQGTETENGEFYLDSISVNPSAQGKGIGKQLIKAGIDWAEKLGHHKIGLLVEQNNPNALRLYEKMNFVIQNEKQFMGGLYHHMVFKIK; encoded by the coding sequence ATGATCAGACCAGCAAGCCCTTCAGATGCTACAGCAGTTGTGCCATTGATTATCCAGGCGATGGGCAAACTTGCACAAAAACTAACCAATGTTGAAGATGAAAATGTGATCAATCAAATTTTAAAACACTTCTTTATGCAGCAGGGCAATCAATACAGTTATGAAAATACACTGGTTTTTGAAGAAGAAGGTAAAGTTCTGGGATCACTGAACGCTTATGATGGAGCAAAACTGCCCGAACTCCGCAAACCATTTCTTCATTATGTGACCGAACACCACCATTCAAGCGGCATTAATCAAGGCACTGAAACCGAAAATGGAGAGTTTTACCTCGATAGCATCAGCGTTAACCCTTCAGCTCAGGGAAAAGGAATTGGAAAACAACTCATTAAAGCGGGTATAGACTGGGCTGAAAAACTTGGTCACCATAAAATTGGGCTATTGGTAGAACAAAACAATCCAAATGCATTAAGGCTTTACGAAAAAATGAATTTCGTTATCCAGAACGAAAAACAATTTATGGGAGGATTATACCATCACATGGTTTTTAAAATCAAATAA
- a CDS encoding MBL fold metallo-hydrolase, with the protein MKLHTINTGLFKLDGGAMFGVVPKAIWQKTNPADANNLCTWAMRCLLIEEGNQLILVDTGIGNKQDEKFFSHYYLHGDDSMEKSLAHLGFNTADITDIFLTHLHFDHVGGAIIRENGKLIPAFKNAHYWSNEKHWQWAVEPNAREKASFLKENILPIKESGQLKFVAEAENTEWQKDITISFAYGHTDAMMLPKINYKDRTIVYMADLLPSVGHLPLPYVMAYDMFPLKTLTEKQAFLEEAVNNNYILYLEHDPINECCTLQRTEKGIRVAETFKLTEI; encoded by the coding sequence ATGAAACTCCACACCATAAACACAGGCTTATTTAAATTAGATGGCGGCGCTATGTTTGGCGTTGTACCCAAGGCCATCTGGCAAAAAACCAATCCTGCTGATGCGAACAACCTTTGTACCTGGGCCATGCGCTGCCTGTTAATTGAAGAAGGCAACCAGTTGATTTTAGTGGATACCGGAATTGGAAACAAACAGGACGAAAAGTTTTTCAGTCATTATTATTTGCATGGGGATGATTCGATGGAAAAATCCCTGGCACATTTGGGCTTTAATACAGCCGATATTACTGATATTTTTCTTACACATCTGCACTTTGATCATGTGGGTGGAGCAATAATAAGAGAAAACGGCAAACTGATCCCAGCCTTTAAAAATGCACACTATTGGAGCAATGAAAAACATTGGCAATGGGCGGTAGAACCAAATGCAAGGGAAAAAGCTTCATTTTTAAAAGAAAACATTTTACCGATCAAGGAAAGCGGACAACTAAAATTTGTAGCCGAAGCAGAAAATACAGAATGGCAAAAGGATATCACTATCAGTTTTGCTTATGGCCATACTGATGCCATGATGTTGCCTAAAATCAATTACAAAGATAGAACCATTGTGTACATGGCTGATCTTCTGCCTTCAGTCGGTCACTTGCCCCTGCCCTACGTTATGGCTTATGACATGTTCCCTTTAAAAACATTGACAGAAAAACAAGCCTTTTTAGAAGAAGCTGTTAACAACAACTATATATTATACTTAGAGCACGATCCCATTAACGAGTGTTGTACTCTGCAACGTACCGAAAAGGGAATCCGTGTGGCAGAAACCTTTAAGTTAACTGAAATATAA
- the lpdA gene encoding dihydrolipoyl dehydrogenase: MNYDVIVLGSGPGGYVAAIRASQLGLKVAIVERESLGGICLNWGCIPTKALLKSAQVFEYINHAADYGITTAGATADFAAVVKRSRGVADGMSKGVQFLMKKNKIDVIMGTGKVKPGNKLEVKGADGSQQELSAKNIIIATGARSRELPNLKQDGKKIIGYRQAMVLPELPKSMVVVGSGAIGVEFAYFYATMGTKVTIVEFMDNVVPVEDEDVSKQLLRSLKKVGIDVMTSASVESVDTSGAGCKVSVKTASGMQTIEADIVLSAAGIVANIENIGLEETGIKTEKGKIVTDEFYNTSVKGYYAIGDVVGGQALAHVASAEGIICVEKIAGQHVEALDYNNIPGCTYCTPEIASVGYTEKAAKAAGYELKIGKFPFSASGKASAAGAKDGFVKLIFDAKYGELLGAHMIGTNVTEMIAEIVVARKLETTGHEMIKSVHPHPTMSEAIMEAAADAYGEVIHL, translated from the coding sequence ATGAATTACGACGTTATTGTTTTAGGCAGCGGCCCAGGTGGTTACGTAGCTGCAATCAGAGCTTCTCAATTGGGACTAAAAGTTGCAATTGTTGAGCGTGAATCATTAGGTGGTATTTGTTTAAACTGGGGCTGTATCCCTACTAAAGCACTTTTAAAAAGTGCTCAGGTTTTCGAATATATTAATCATGCTGCTGATTACGGAATTACTACTGCGGGTGCAACTGCAGATTTTGCTGCTGTGGTAAAACGCAGCCGTGGTGTTGCAGACGGCATGAGCAAAGGCGTTCAATTTTTAATGAAGAAAAATAAAATTGACGTCATTATGGGTACTGGTAAAGTAAAACCAGGAAACAAACTAGAAGTTAAAGGTGCTGATGGTTCTCAACAGGAACTAAGCGCTAAAAATATCATCATTGCTACAGGTGCACGTTCAAGAGAATTGCCTAACCTGAAACAGGATGGCAAAAAAATTATCGGCTACCGCCAGGCAATGGTACTACCTGAATTACCAAAAAGCATGGTAGTAGTAGGTTCTGGTGCAATTGGTGTAGAGTTTGCTTATTTCTACGCGACTATGGGTACCAAAGTAACCATCGTAGAATTTATGGATAACGTTGTTCCGGTTGAAGACGAAGACGTTTCTAAACAATTATTGCGCAGCCTTAAAAAAGTAGGTATCGACGTAATGACTTCGGCAAGTGTTGAATCGGTTGATACCAGCGGTGCAGGTTGTAAAGTTTCTGTTAAAACCGCTTCTGGTATGCAAACTATCGAGGCCGACATCGTACTTTCAGCAGCCGGTATTGTAGCCAACATCGAAAACATTGGTTTAGAAGAAACAGGTATCAAAACGGAAAAAGGTAAAATTGTTACCGACGAATTCTACAATACTTCAGTTAAAGGGTATTATGCCATTGGCGATGTAGTAGGCGGGCAAGCTTTAGCACACGTTGCTTCGGCAGAAGGTATTATCTGTGTAGAAAAAATCGCTGGTCAGCATGTTGAAGCATTAGATTACAATAACATTCCGGGATGTACTTACTGTACTCCGGAAATCGCTTCAGTAGGTTATACTGAAAAAGCAGCTAAAGCAGCTGGTTACGAATTAAAAATCGGTAAATTTCCATTCTCTGCATCAGGTAAAGCAAGTGCTGCCGGCGCTAAAGATGGTTTCGTAAAATTAATTTTCGATGCTAAATACGGCGAATTATTAGGCGCACACATGATCGGTACCAATGTTACTGAAATGATTGCTGAAATAGTAGTTGCCCGTAAACTGGAAACTACTGGTCACGAAATGATTAAATCTGTTCACCCTCACCCTACCATGAGCGAAGCCATTATGGAAGCTGCTGCTGATGCCTACGGCGAAGTGATCCACTTATAA
- a CDS encoding carboxypeptidase regulatory-like domain-containing protein — protein MKKSLLLRLVLVIVAFVGITIGANAQVTTSSITGTIKDAKGALPGASVKATHTPTGTVYSVSTNSDGRFTIGGTRVGGPYTIEISFVGYNPEKLNDVYLKLGEPYLLNVVLSDNSSTLAEVKVVGQSTNSIMNSSRNGTSTVITKQQIQSLPSITRSVNDLTRLTPQANGTSIGGGNYRSNNFTVDGANFNNQFGIGQNIPAGGSPISIDALEQISINVTPFDVRQTGFTGGSVTAVTRSGTNTFTGNAFYTMRGEEQQGKRIGETFRLSTLQKLDEKNYGASFGGPIVKDKLFFFVNYEKKHTIQPGTNKIASTPQLNFGGTGTPSYVAKPTEDFLNTVSSYLQSKYGYETGPYQGYSNISDNEKMFARLDWNISKSQRFSVRYNQVESQSPSPLSNSTTGSGATFSTANNRTANTALSFANSNYYQAANLYSAVAELTSSFGSRVTNVARATYSHQNDPRKSDSSPFPLVDILDGPAVATSFGYEPFTYGNLRDVKGYTYSDDLSIALGKHNLSLGLQAEFSTTKNGFQRFGTGYYIFNSWADFVNGAKPANYAVTYPLTADGSQAYPSFKFNQYSAYLQDEFTVSDRLKLTAGLRVEQATYPDVSEVRTHPLVAGLSFAGQKVDTGVLPENRISYSPRFGFNWNVFGDRSFQVRGGTGIFTGRIPFVWIVSQSGDAGLLQYTQTYSGQANTPFFNPSIAPNLLSSAPAAGSSIPSSISVMSPNLKLPQTWKSSLAFDIKLPWGVVATLEGIYGRDLNVAVAQNINLVNPTALNISGYGDTRLMFPSGGQLPTTSTGAFARQNVSLTSGGAVTTSAATTSSSGFNVIQMTNAKGGYNWQATAQLTKQFQSGLAAMIAYTRSDQRNYGDGGGDQLLNLWSIPATAGNPNKPTLSYSQNLNPDRVIANISYRKEYFGNLATSFSLFYEGTQQGRFSYTYSTDFNRDGQSGNDLIYIPKPGEMTAASFVAIPAGTTNYKGAYSAQQQADIFEAYVQQDAYLSKHRGEFAQRNAATSPWRNQFDFRLTQEVFKNFGKAKNSFQFTVDIFNVGNLLNRKWGNVNFVNSSSILVPQNAGAINNTTKPTFRLNNSQGDITKETFGTSQTISSTYYMQFGVRYNFN, from the coding sequence ATGAAGAAATCTTTACTTTTAAGATTAGTACTGGTTATTGTTGCATTTGTAGGTATTACCATCGGTGCTAATGCACAGGTAACCACATCGTCAATAACAGGAACAATTAAGGACGCCAAAGGCGCCTTACCTGGTGCAAGTGTTAAAGCAACGCATACGCCAACGGGTACTGTTTATTCGGTATCTACAAATAGCGATGGTCGTTTTACCATTGGTGGTACTCGCGTAGGTGGGCCTTACACCATTGAAATTAGTTTTGTTGGTTACAATCCAGAAAAATTAAATGATGTTTATTTAAAACTGGGTGAACCTTATTTATTGAACGTAGTATTATCAGACAATAGTTCTACTTTAGCTGAAGTTAAAGTTGTAGGTCAGAGTACCAACAGTATTATGAACTCAAGCAGAAATGGTACTTCTACAGTTATTACAAAACAACAGATTCAAAGTTTACCATCCATTACCCGTAGTGTTAACGATTTAACCCGTTTAACACCACAAGCTAATGGTACTTCAATTGGTGGGGGTAACTATCGTTCAAACAATTTTACTGTAGATGGTGCTAACTTTAACAATCAATTCGGTATTGGTCAGAACATTCCTGCTGGTGGTTCTCCAATCTCAATTGATGCATTGGAGCAAATCTCGATCAATGTTACCCCTTTTGATGTTCGTCAAACTGGTTTTACTGGAGGTTCAGTAACTGCAGTTACCCGTTCCGGTACAAACACTTTTACCGGAAATGCATTTTATACAATGCGTGGTGAAGAACAGCAGGGCAAAAGAATTGGTGAAACTTTTAGATTATCAACCCTTCAAAAGCTTGATGAGAAAAATTATGGAGCTAGTTTTGGTGGCCCAATTGTTAAGGACAAATTGTTCTTCTTCGTGAATTATGAGAAGAAACACACTATTCAGCCAGGAACAAACAAAATTGCTTCAACTCCACAGCTTAATTTTGGTGGAACCGGAACACCATCTTATGTAGCAAAACCTACTGAAGATTTCTTAAATACAGTTTCATCTTATTTGCAATCTAAATACGGTTATGAAACAGGTCCGTATCAGGGATATTCTAATATCAGTGATAACGAAAAAATGTTTGCGCGTTTAGATTGGAATATATCAAAATCTCAACGTTTCAGTGTACGTTATAATCAAGTAGAAAGCCAGTCGCCTTCACCTTTAAGTAACTCTACAACTGGATCTGGAGCAACTTTCTCAACAGCAAATAATAGAACTGCAAACACAGCATTATCATTTGCAAATTCAAATTATTACCAAGCTGCAAACTTATATTCTGCAGTTGCTGAATTAACCTCATCTTTCGGAAGTAGAGTAACAAACGTTGCTAGGGCAACTTATTCTCATCAAAATGACCCTAGAAAATCAGATAGCAGCCCATTTCCTTTAGTAGATATACTTGATGGTCCTGCAGTTGCAACTTCTTTTGGTTACGAGCCATTTACTTATGGTAACTTACGGGATGTTAAGGGATACACTTATTCTGATGATTTAAGTATTGCTTTAGGAAAACATAACTTAAGTTTAGGACTACAAGCAGAATTTAGTACTACCAAAAATGGTTTTCAACGTTTCGGAACAGGTTATTATATCTTTAACTCCTGGGCTGATTTCGTTAATGGAGCAAAACCTGCTAACTATGCTGTTACCTATCCTTTAACAGCAGATGGTTCTCAGGCTTATCCTAGCTTCAAGTTTAACCAGTATTCAGCATATTTACAAGATGAATTTACTGTATCTGACCGTTTAAAATTAACTGCTGGTTTACGTGTTGAACAAGCTACTTATCCTGATGTTTCAGAAGTAAGAACGCATCCATTGGTTGCTGGTCTTTCTTTCGCAGGTCAAAAAGTTGATACAGGTGTATTGCCTGAAAATAGAATTTCTTATTCACCTAGATTTGGTTTTAACTGGAATGTTTTTGGAGACCGTTCGTTCCAAGTTAGAGGTGGTACAGGTATTTTTACAGGCCGTATTCCTTTTGTATGGATTGTTTCGCAATCAGGTGATGCTGGGTTATTACAATATACTCAAACATATTCTGGACAAGCTAATACTCCTTTCTTCAATCCAAGTATAGCTCCAAATTTATTAAGCTCAGCACCTGCAGCAGGATCATCAATTCCTAGTAGCATAAGTGTTATGTCTCCTAATTTAAAATTACCACAAACTTGGAAATCAAGCTTAGCATTTGATATTAAATTACCATGGGGTGTGGTTGCTACTTTAGAAGGTATTTATGGTAGAGATTTAAATGTAGCGGTTGCTCAGAATATAAACTTAGTTAATCCAACAGCATTAAATATCAGCGGTTACGGAGACACTAGATTGATGTTTCCTTCAGGTGGTCAGTTACCAACAACATCGACAGGTGCATTTGCTAGACAAAACGTTTCATTAACAAGTGGTGGTGCAGTTACAACTTCTGCAGCTACAACCAGTTCTTCTGGTTTTAACGTTATTCAAATGACTAATGCTAAAGGAGGATATAACTGGCAAGCTACTGCTCAATTGACTAAGCAATTTCAAAGTGGTTTGGCAGCAATGATCGCTTATACCAGATCTGATCAACGTAATTATGGTGACGGTGGTGGTGATCAGTTATTGAACTTATGGTCAATCCCTGCAACTGCTGGTAATCCAAATAAACCAACATTGAGTTATTCTCAAAACTTAAACCCTGATCGTGTTATTGCGAATATTTCATATAGAAAAGAATATTTTGGAAATTTAGCAACTTCGTTCTCGTTATTCTACGAAGGAACTCAACAAGGTAGATTCTCATATACTTATAGTACTGATTTTAACCGTGATGGTCAATCAGGAAATGATTTAATTTATATTCCTAAACCAGGAGAAATGACTGCTGCTTCATTTGTGGCTATTCCTGCCGGAACAACAAACTATAAAGGAGCATATAGCGCTCAACAACAGGCAGATATTTTCGAAGCTTATGTTCAGCAAGATGCTTATTTAAGTAAACACAGAGGTGAATTTGCACAACGTAACGCCGCAACTTCTCCATGGAGAAATCAGTTTGATTTTAGGTTAACTCAAGAGGTTTTCAAAAACTTTGGCAAGGCTAAAAATTCTTTCCAATTTACAGTTGATATCTTTAACGTAGGTAATTTGTTAAACCGTAAATGGGGTAATGTAAATTTTGTAAATAGTTCTTCTATCTTAGTTCCACAAAATGCTGGAGCTATAAATAATACTACTAAACCAACTTTTAGGCTTAATAATAGTCAAGGTGATATTACTAAAGAAACATTTGGTACATCTCAAACTATTTCTTCTACTTATTATATGCAGTTTGGTGTTCGTTATAACTTTAACTAA
- a CDS encoding M12 family metallopeptidase — protein MKKIYYAIAVLIIFLSACKKESSIKEDQHETPGKTITYHLKNGGEVTVAINKKGEYVVGGDVILSKDQIAYLEYNKVGDGKETTPRSTFTGEYQKLWPGGIIYYVINDASHSSDILNAMSDWEASTPIRFVQRTNQANYVNFQGAPSNGGGDSQLGMVGGQQLIRLSAGADKSTAIHEIGHAVGLMHEQTRTDRDQYININYNNISTASWKAQYDRYDVQGRQGGQFGTFDFNSIMLYRSYASEVGYPGNSSPQITRKDGSTWGDNYSLSQGDIEGVNYLYLKNPNGLVCARIEVDNLQLYPNDAQFQEKGDFYIAFYTDYTYTTRVVPSASISFKYRSRFNIANYFGGGDLDCPQCPVEYTVSNINSLNRIYIGTNYYRGSRELEDPQWGYFTEYYTNDYYVISASGYNPQLEYLAHLVSP, from the coding sequence ATGAAAAAAATCTATTACGCTATTGCAGTGCTCATTATTTTTTTGAGTGCTTGTAAAAAGGAATCTTCAATTAAGGAAGACCAACATGAAACTCCAGGGAAAACGATTACCTATCATTTAAAAAATGGTGGAGAAGTCACTGTAGCGATTAACAAAAAAGGCGAATATGTAGTTGGTGGTGACGTTATTTTATCAAAAGATCAAATTGCCTATTTGGAGTACAATAAGGTTGGTGATGGTAAAGAGACTACTCCAAGAAGTACCTTTACCGGAGAGTATCAAAAGTTATGGCCTGGTGGAATCATTTACTATGTGATTAATGATGCCAGCCATAGTTCAGATATCTTAAATGCGATGAGCGATTGGGAGGCCAGCACGCCAATACGTTTTGTGCAACGAACTAATCAAGCTAATTATGTGAATTTTCAAGGAGCTCCATCCAATGGGGGAGGAGATTCTCAATTGGGTATGGTAGGTGGGCAGCAGCTCATTAGATTATCCGCCGGTGCAGATAAATCTACGGCCATCCATGAAATTGGACATGCCGTGGGATTAATGCATGAACAAACCAGAACTGACCGCGATCAATATATAAATATTAATTACAATAATATTAGTACCGCTAGTTGGAAAGCTCAATATGATAGATATGATGTGCAGGGTAGGCAAGGAGGGCAATTTGGGACTTTTGATTTTAACTCTATAATGTTATATCGTTCTTATGCAAGTGAAGTAGGGTATCCTGGGAACAGTTCTCCGCAGATTACGAGAAAGGATGGAAGTACTTGGGGTGATAATTACAGCTTATCTCAAGGAGATATTGAAGGTGTAAATTACCTTTACCTAAAAAATCCAAATGGATTAGTGTGTGCTAGAATAGAAGTTGACAATTTGCAGCTTTATCCAAATGATGCTCAATTCCAAGAAAAGGGTGATTTCTATATTGCATTTTATACCGATTATACTTACACAACGCGTGTAGTGCCTAGTGCCTCGATTAGTTTTAAATATCGTTCGAGATTTAATATCGCAAATTATTTTGGCGGTGGCGATTTAGATTGTCCTCAATGCCCTGTAGAATATACTGTTAGTAATATTAATTCGCTTAATAGAATATATATTGGGACAAACTATTATAGAGGGTCTAGAGAATTAGAAGATCCACAATGGGGGTATTTTACAGAATACTATACTAATGATTATTACGTTATTTCGGCCAGTGGATATAATCCACAATTGGAATATTTAGCACATCTTGTTAGTCCCTAA
- a CDS encoding AIR synthase-related protein, protein MSDNRYNQRGVSASKEDVHNAIKNIDKGIFPKAFCKIIPDILGGDEEYCNIMHADGAGTKSSLAYVYWKETGDISVWKGIAQDAIIMNIDDLICVGATDNILLSSTIGRNKNLIPGEVIAAVINGTEEILADLREQGISIYSTGGETADVGDLVRTIIVDSTVTCRLKREDIISNDNIKPGDVIVALASSGQATYETEYNGGMGSNGLTSARHDVFEKAVANNYPESFDPAVPFDLVFSGKKQLKEEIEIEGFGKTTVGKLVLSPTRTYAPVIKKILESYRSQINGIVHCSGGAQTKVLHFINDDIHVIKNNLFPIPPLFKLIQEQSGTDWKEMYKVFNMGHRMELYVPQEIADHIIEISKSFNIDAQIIGRVEKGNQKQVTIESEKGTFVYN, encoded by the coding sequence ATGAGTGATAACAGGTACAATCAACGCGGCGTTTCTGCCTCAAAAGAAGATGTGCACAATGCCATCAAAAACATCGACAAAGGAATTTTCCCTAAAGCGTTCTGCAAAATCATCCCCGATATTCTAGGTGGTGACGAGGAATATTGCAACATCATGCACGCCGATGGTGCCGGTACCAAATCTTCTTTAGCTTACGTTTACTGGAAAGAAACCGGTGATATTTCCGTATGGAAAGGCATTGCACAAGATGCCATTATCATGAATATCGACGATTTAATCTGCGTGGGTGCTACCGATAATATTTTGTTATCCTCAACCATTGGGCGGAATAAAAACCTGATTCCAGGCGAAGTAATCGCGGCTGTAATTAACGGAACAGAAGAGATTCTGGCCGATTTACGCGAGCAAGGTATCTCCATCTACTCAACAGGTGGTGAAACGGCTGATGTTGGCGATTTGGTAAGAACCATTATCGTCGATTCTACGGTGACTTGTCGCTTAAAGCGCGAAGACATCATCAGCAATGATAACATTAAACCTGGCGACGTAATAGTGGCCTTAGCCTCATCCGGACAAGCGACTTACGAAACCGAATACAATGGTGGTATGGGATCGAACGGATTAACCTCTGCCCGCCATGATGTTTTTGAAAAAGCTGTTGCCAATAACTACCCTGAAAGCTTCGATCCGGCAGTACCTTTCGACCTGGTTTTCTCTGGAAAGAAACAATTAAAAGAAGAAATAGAGATTGAAGGTTTCGGCAAAACCACTGTAGGTAAACTGGTATTATCGCCAACGCGCACGTATGCACCTGTAATTAAAAAGATTTTAGAAAGCTACCGCAGCCAGATCAATGGAATTGTACATTGCAGTGGCGGCGCACAAACAAAAGTATTACATTTCATCAATGATGATATCCATGTCATCAAGAATAACCTCTTCCCTATTCCGCCGCTATTTAAATTGATACAGGAACAATCGGGCACCGATTGGAAAGAAATGTACAAGGTATTTAATATGGGTCACCGTATGGAGCTTTATGTACCGCAAGAAATTGCAGATCACATTATCGAAATTTCTAAAAGCTTTAACATCGATGCGCAAATTATCGGTCGCGTAGAAAAAGGCAATCAGAAACAGGTAACTATCGAAAGCGAAAAAGGAACTTTTGTTTATAATTAA